A DNA window from Planctomycetia bacterium contains the following coding sequences:
- a CDS encoding arylsulfatase: MYRTLTTALAVTAAILVGSVARGQTKRPNIVVILMDNLGYGELGVYGGGVLRGAPTPRIDKLAGEGMRLLNFNVEAQCTPSRSALMTGRFAIRSGTYEVPIGGAPDGLTLWEITIAELLSAQGYTTGMWGKWHLGSAESRFPIHQGFDEWYGIPRTYDEALWLSSNETKGLWPSIGDKQGWNPKIVHPEHIYEARKGEPVRLIAELNVERRRTMDAEKASRAVDFIQRNAKAGKPFYAYIPFSLVHMPTLPNPAFSGKTGNGDWADCLAEMDARTGQILDAIKEAGIEDETLVIFTSDNGPEATDPWEGANGPWRGTYFTAMEGGIRTPFIIRWPGKVPAGRVSNDIVHIVDLYTTLARVGGAEVPNDRPIDGVDQSDFFFGKQETSKREGFPAYVADRLSAVKWRNWKAHLIWQENMYAPPVKLPLPKIINLLTDMKEERDVAAKNSWVADPVVKIVGEFEASLKKHPPIKLGTPDPYVPLE; this comes from the coding sequence GAACATCGTCGTCATCTTGATGGACAATCTCGGATACGGGGAGCTAGGCGTCTACGGCGGCGGCGTTCTCCGTGGCGCGCCGACCCCGCGTATCGATAAGCTCGCCGGCGAGGGGATGCGGCTGCTCAACTTCAATGTCGAGGCTCAATGCACCCCGTCGCGATCGGCTCTGATGACCGGCCGGTTCGCGATTCGGTCCGGCACCTATGAAGTTCCGATCGGCGGCGCTCCCGACGGGCTCACGCTTTGGGAAATCACCATTGCGGAGCTGCTGTCGGCGCAGGGCTATACGACGGGCATGTGGGGTAAGTGGCATCTCGGAAGTGCCGAAAGTCGATTCCCGATTCATCAGGGCTTCGACGAGTGGTACGGCATCCCTCGCACCTACGACGAAGCCCTCTGGCTGTCGTCGAACGAGACCAAAGGCCTTTGGCCGTCGATCGGCGACAAGCAGGGGTGGAATCCGAAGATCGTTCATCCCGAGCACATTTACGAAGCGCGCAAAGGAGAGCCGGTTAGGCTGATCGCAGAACTGAACGTCGAACGTCGCCGCACGATGGACGCCGAGAAAGCATCCCGCGCCGTGGACTTCATCCAGAGGAATGCGAAGGCGGGCAAACCGTTCTACGCCTACATTCCCTTCTCGCTTGTTCACATGCCGACGCTTCCGAATCCCGCGTTTTCCGGCAAGACGGGCAACGGCGATTGGGCCGACTGCCTGGCCGAGATGGACGCTCGCACCGGGCAGATTCTCGACGCAATCAAGGAGGCCGGCATCGAAGATGAAACACTGGTCATTTTCACCAGCGACAACGGTCCGGAAGCGACTGACCCGTGGGAAGGCGCGAATGGTCCCTGGCGCGGGACGTATTTCACGGCGATGGAGGGTGGCATCCGTACCCCGTTCATCATTCGTTGGCCGGGTAAGGTCCCCGCCGGACGAGTCAGCAACGACATCGTTCATATCGTCGACCTCTATACGACGCTTGCGCGTGTGGGTGGAGCGGAAGTCCCGAACGATCGCCCTATCGATGGTGTCGACCAATCGGACTTCTTTTTCGGCAAACAGGAGACCTCAAAACGTGAGGGCTTCCCCGCCTATGTGGCCGATCGACTGTCGGCCGTGAAGTGGAGGAACTGGAAGGCGCATCTGATCTGGCAAGAAAATATGTACGCTCCGCCGGTGAAGCTCCCCTTGCCGAAGATCATCAACCTTCTAACCGACATGAAGGAAGAACGCGACGTCGCGGCCAAAAACTCTTGGGTCGCCGACCCGGTTGTGAAGATCGTCGGCGAGTTCGAGGCGAGCCTGAAAAAACATCCGCCGATCAAGCTCGGCACGCCCGATCCGTATGTTCCACTGGAATAG
- a CDS encoding DUF4339 domain-containing protein produces the protein MNPTEPVRRWWLSVDSKVVGPRTETFIVAGLQSGQLSSTTQACPEGGAEWRPLSAWPEWQAHATSGASLPSPPPRGPELSAHTLRQAADAHASLVTNAALPPMANAICIFTIVLLPLYWVFWVLSTIVAPGDTDETIGFSMLSLVIGGPIALAITVLLAIGGLRLRALRASGVRLIRLGLIIDFVFIAVSTLLGLVAIFAVIAASGQAQESTGDGAGMFLNVICGMAGFAALVFEVVAFVWLSKFASSLPLNHRG, from the coding sequence GTTCATCGTAGCCGGCCTGCAGAGCGGTCAACTCTCATCGACGACTCAGGCGTGCCCGGAAGGCGGAGCCGAATGGCGGCCCTTGAGTGCATGGCCGGAATGGCAAGCTCATGCGACGTCCGGTGCGTCGCTCCCGTCGCCACCGCCACGTGGTCCCGAACTCTCGGCGCACACACTACGGCAGGCCGCCGACGCTCACGCCAGTCTTGTGACCAACGCCGCATTGCCGCCGATGGCGAACGCGATCTGCATCTTCACGATTGTCTTGCTACCGCTGTATTGGGTCTTCTGGGTGCTAAGTACCATCGTGGCACCGGGGGACACGGACGAGACGATCGGGTTTTCGATGCTGTCGCTCGTGATCGGCGGACCGATTGCGTTGGCGATCACTGTACTGTTGGCCATCGGCGGCTTGCGGCTACGTGCCTTACGAGCCTCCGGAGTACGGCTGATCCGACTAGGACTGATCATCGACTTTGTGTTCATCGCGGTGAGCACGCTGCTCGGCTTAGTAGCAATCTTCGCTGTCATCGCGGCGAGCGGACAAGCACAAGAATCGACGGGCGACGGCGCGGGGATGTTCCTCAACGTCATCTGCGGTATGGCCGGCTTTGCCGCTTTGGTCTTCGAGGTCGTCGCGTTCGTATGGCTCTCGAAGTTCGCGTCGTCGTTACCGCTCAACCACAGAGGGTAG